A DNA window from Rhineura floridana isolate rRhiFlo1 chromosome 11, rRhiFlo1.hap2, whole genome shotgun sequence contains the following coding sequences:
- the LOC133366999 gene encoding myelomonocytic growth factor-like isoform X2, with protein MCSAAPLTESSGDPGFQQFIQKNREFVSKIKRDVASVKERVRKEFKLGSDSELLLVRHILGIEQADHSHCQKDPCDMEGCFNQIQAGLHTYHSSLSHIGQILSSYTDQVSGLQLDILNLSINIQRQMEESGMAIVTYPQAENLALQNQREIGSYLILGNLQKFMEATLRALRHCRS; from the exons ATGTGCTCAGCTGCACCCCTAACAGAGTCTTCTGGGGACCCAGGATTCCAGCAATTCATACAGAAAAACCGGGAATTTGTCTCCAAGATAAAGAGAGATGTTGCTTCAGTGAAGGAGCGTGTG CGTAAAGAATTCAAGCTTGGCAGTGACAGTGAGCTGCTCCTGGTGCGGCACATCCTGGGCATTGAGCAAGCAGATCATTCACATTGTCAGAAAGACCCTTGTGATATG GAAGGTTGCTTCAACCAGATACAGGCAGGCCTCCACACCTACCATAGCAGCCTCTCACATATTGGCCAGATCCTGTCAAGTTACACTGACCAAGTGTCTGGCCTCCAGCTGGACATCTTAAACCTATCCATCAACATCCAACGGCAG ATGGAAGAAAGTGGGATGGCCATTGTCACCTACCCCCAGGCAGAAAACCTGGCCCTGCAAAATCAAAGAGAGATTGGGAGTTATCTCATCCTCGGCAATCTCCAGAAATTCATGGAGGCAACTTTACGAGCGCTGAGGCACTGCAGGTCATAA
- the LOC133366999 gene encoding myelomonocytic growth factor-like isoform X1, whose amino-acid sequence MNSERSVILSLISITLWWLMCSAAPLTESSGDPGFQQFIQKNREFVSKIKRDVASVKERVRKEFKLGSDSELLLVRHILGIEQADHSHCQKDPCDMEGCFNQIQAGLHTYHSSLSHIGQILSSYTDQVSGLQLDILNLSINIQRQMEESGMAIVTYPQAENLALQNQREIGSYLILGNLQKFMEATLRALRHCRS is encoded by the exons ATGAACTCAGAACGAA gTGTTATTCTTTCCCTGATCAGCATCACACTGTGGTGGTTGATGTGCTCAGCTGCACCCCTAACAGAGTCTTCTGGGGACCCAGGATTCCAGCAATTCATACAGAAAAACCGGGAATTTGTCTCCAAGATAAAGAGAGATGTTGCTTCAGTGAAGGAGCGTGTG CGTAAAGAATTCAAGCTTGGCAGTGACAGTGAGCTGCTCCTGGTGCGGCACATCCTGGGCATTGAGCAAGCAGATCATTCACATTGTCAGAAAGACCCTTGTGATATG GAAGGTTGCTTCAACCAGATACAGGCAGGCCTCCACACCTACCATAGCAGCCTCTCACATATTGGCCAGATCCTGTCAAGTTACACTGACCAAGTGTCTGGCCTCCAGCTGGACATCTTAAACCTATCCATCAACATCCAACGGCAG ATGGAAGAAAGTGGGATGGCCATTGTCACCTACCCCCAGGCAGAAAACCTGGCCCTGCAAAATCAAAGAGAGATTGGGAGTTATCTCATCCTCGGCAATCTCCAGAAATTCATGGAGGCAACTTTACGAGCGCTGAGGCACTGCAGGTCATAA